The following proteins are co-located in the Myxococcus fulvus genome:
- a CDS encoding serine/threonine-protein kinase: MPRCQTCGRRWEGSHAPCPPSPSPDGAGRATSVEPTPPRIPGYQVEGVLAQGGFGVLLGARRETDHQRVAIKLARTGNALARAQLIRESEALRQLGPPTVPALYEEGVLAGGVRFLVMEHVPLPTLAERLARASGPVPAQELPQLALSVADTVARVHALGLAHCDLKPEHLFLNEDGGGQVRVFDFGLVRGTTPQEGTALPGEGATTSDTSGFAGTAEYMAPEQCAGNANVDARTDVYALGVLLYEMLTGRPPFFGSTPDVLQAHLALRPPPPSDFAPVPPALEEVVLRCLAKERSRRPEDAAALAIALREAFSHAHRPLEPVTPRPTAPGEPRPAQVRRSVAVLFLTSRSNPVSVQKGLGSYGGHLAHTDGPRIAAVFDPDVGENPVRRAMRAAEGMAERGLAASALVDVSAVTVQRRPTGAPRYLGAIFARTDRYPTGPDAHGLLLSPAAAEAVPEVPCTEVPNHPGLLRPASPGAAPRPDITVLQLGSEVLVGREAELASLVDSARAAVGEAAPTLVTVLGERGLGKSHLSAALVRELQLQLPLARMYSTRSREPVQGDPDGTLRTLLRCALNAFESDDTDTEEQGRASIMQRLGPTLGSELWPGVAATLGWYAPGGPELQSWAAAPGALRSLAMRATGELLASTARERPLCLIIDDAHFAEETALDALEYACLAEASVPIWVCVLARPGFEKSRPLWGARAARQVTVSLRALAAEPSQELCRMLLKPVENVPAQAVERIVERAQHVPLYLVELVRGLKRQGLVRQRAPGGSWYLVTDGVEKVPELRLVEWLADRELGALPSTLAAHARLCALLGTDFTAATAEGVVRELERDGAAGGFPLDAGHATRRLLDSGLLVSHRQEGLSFRNELLRDAVAATLPAAERQRIHRAAYRYYLGPAGASERQRLPRLALHAAAADLREEAAALSIDLAESARGRHAFLDAEAMYTRALELLDPEDELRCLTALRGRGLMRIRIGRYDDSLADFAAARERARKLGDVRSEVELLLDEAMALDWVNDYAASEERALEAQAMAMQVRSAYVQSRLLLALGRALFRKGEWQEAREPLEAAAVFAKRLGDAGYETQVVSQLLLAVILPNLGDIDETDRVLAEVVASCTERGDLFHLGSAINNRRNLWVARRDLASALKDQQRFMHLGRELGMVGWEYFAEHNLGELHYQAGDVDAAAPHITRAIALERRHPEVAPRPWALLLQARTMAWTGRQARARELLAQVKQVLAENRNGVELSPPEEVLFSMVELSTRDASAKEWAMLRERSSQVSVEQEPLEVLEMMGLAALRRDETHEAVRILTEALQLASRMPNLMEARIRRSLEKARDEQLPV; encoded by the coding sequence GTGCCGCGCTGCCAGACATGTGGGCGGCGCTGGGAAGGCTCCCATGCGCCGTGCCCGCCGAGTCCATCCCCAGACGGGGCGGGACGAGCGACGTCCGTGGAGCCGACGCCGCCGCGTATCCCCGGCTACCAGGTGGAGGGCGTGCTGGCGCAGGGCGGCTTCGGCGTGCTGCTCGGCGCTCGGAGGGAGACGGACCACCAGCGCGTGGCCATCAAGCTGGCCCGCACGGGCAATGCCCTGGCGCGCGCGCAGCTCATCCGCGAGTCGGAGGCGCTGCGCCAGCTGGGCCCGCCCACCGTGCCCGCGCTGTACGAGGAGGGCGTGCTCGCCGGCGGCGTGCGCTTCCTCGTGATGGAGCATGTGCCGTTGCCCACGCTGGCGGAGCGGCTGGCGCGCGCCTCCGGGCCCGTGCCCGCGCAGGAGCTGCCACAGCTGGCGTTGTCCGTGGCGGACACGGTGGCCCGCGTGCACGCGCTCGGGCTGGCGCACTGTGACTTGAAGCCCGAGCACCTGTTCCTCAACGAGGACGGCGGCGGGCAGGTGCGCGTGTTCGACTTCGGCCTGGTGCGAGGCACCACGCCCCAGGAGGGCACCGCGCTGCCCGGCGAGGGCGCGACGACGAGCGATACCTCGGGCTTCGCCGGCACCGCCGAGTACATGGCCCCCGAGCAATGCGCGGGCAACGCCAACGTGGACGCGCGCACGGACGTGTACGCGCTGGGCGTGCTGCTCTACGAGATGCTCACCGGCCGGCCGCCCTTCTTCGGCTCGACGCCCGACGTGCTCCAGGCCCACCTGGCGCTGCGTCCGCCGCCGCCGTCGGACTTCGCGCCGGTGCCTCCCGCGCTGGAGGAGGTGGTGCTGCGGTGTCTGGCCAAGGAGCGCTCGCGCCGGCCGGAGGATGCCGCCGCGCTGGCCATCGCGCTGCGCGAGGCCTTCTCGCATGCGCACCGTCCCCTCGAGCCCGTCACGCCCCGCCCCACCGCGCCTGGAGAGCCTCGGCCCGCGCAGGTGCGCCGCTCCGTCGCCGTGCTCTTCCTCACCTCGCGCTCCAACCCGGTCAGCGTGCAGAAGGGGCTGGGCTCCTACGGCGGGCACCTGGCGCATACCGATGGGCCTCGTATCGCGGCGGTGTTCGACCCGGACGTCGGAGAGAACCCCGTGCGCCGCGCCATGCGCGCCGCGGAGGGGATGGCCGAGCGGGGCCTGGCCGCGAGCGCGCTCGTGGACGTGTCCGCCGTCACCGTGCAGCGCCGTCCCACCGGCGCGCCGCGCTACCTGGGCGCCATCTTCGCCCGGACGGACCGCTACCCCACGGGCCCGGACGCGCATGGGCTCCTGTTGTCCCCCGCCGCCGCGGAGGCCGTGCCGGAGGTGCCGTGCACGGAGGTGCCCAACCATCCGGGCCTCCTGCGTCCGGCGTCACCGGGGGCCGCGCCCCGACCGGACATCACCGTGCTGCAATTGGGCAGCGAGGTGCTGGTGGGCCGCGAAGCGGAGCTGGCCTCGCTGGTGGACAGCGCACGCGCGGCGGTGGGCGAGGCGGCGCCCACGCTCGTCACGGTGCTGGGCGAGCGCGGGCTGGGCAAGAGCCACCTGTCCGCGGCCCTGGTGCGGGAGCTCCAGTTGCAGCTGCCGCTGGCGCGGATGTACAGCACGCGCTCGCGCGAGCCGGTGCAGGGCGACCCGGACGGTACGCTGCGCACGCTCTTGCGCTGCGCGCTCAACGCCTTCGAGAGCGACGACACGGACACCGAGGAGCAGGGCCGCGCCTCCATCATGCAGCGGCTGGGGCCCACGCTGGGCTCGGAGCTGTGGCCTGGCGTGGCCGCGACCTTGGGCTGGTACGCGCCGGGCGGACCGGAGCTGCAGAGCTGGGCGGCGGCGCCGGGCGCGCTGCGCTCGCTGGCCATGCGCGCCACCGGTGAGCTGCTCGCGTCCACCGCCCGTGAGCGGCCGCTGTGCCTCATCATCGACGACGCGCACTTCGCGGAGGAGACGGCGCTGGACGCGCTGGAGTACGCGTGTCTCGCCGAGGCGAGCGTGCCCATCTGGGTGTGCGTGCTGGCGCGGCCGGGGTTCGAGAAGAGCCGGCCGTTGTGGGGTGCTCGCGCCGCGCGGCAAGTCACCGTGTCGCTGCGGGCGCTCGCGGCGGAGCCGTCACAGGAGCTGTGCCGCATGCTCCTCAAGCCGGTGGAGAACGTGCCCGCGCAGGCGGTGGAGCGCATCGTCGAGCGCGCCCAGCACGTGCCGCTGTACCTGGTGGAGCTGGTGCGCGGCCTCAAGCGCCAGGGGCTGGTGCGTCAGCGTGCGCCGGGTGGAAGCTGGTACCTGGTCACCGACGGCGTGGAGAAGGTCCCGGAGCTGCGGCTGGTGGAGTGGCTGGCGGACCGGGAGCTGGGCGCGCTGCCTTCGACGCTCGCCGCGCATGCGCGGCTGTGTGCCTTGCTGGGCACGGACTTCACCGCCGCGACGGCGGAGGGCGTGGTGCGGGAGCTGGAGCGGGACGGCGCGGCGGGTGGGTTCCCGCTGGATGCGGGCCACGCGACGCGGCGGTTGTTGGACTCCGGGTTGCTCGTGTCGCATCGGCAGGAGGGACTGAGCTTCCGTAACGAGCTGCTCCGTGACGCGGTGGCCGCCACGCTGCCGGCCGCCGAGCGCCAGCGCATCCACCGCGCGGCGTACCGGTATTACCTGGGGCCCGCGGGCGCCAGTGAGCGACAGCGGCTGCCTCGACTGGCCCTGCACGCGGCCGCGGCGGATCTGCGCGAGGAGGCCGCCGCGCTCTCCATCGACCTGGCGGAGTCCGCGCGGGGTCGACATGCGTTCCTCGACGCGGAGGCGATGTACACGCGCGCGCTGGAGCTGCTGGACCCGGAGGATGAGCTGCGCTGCCTCACCGCGCTGCGGGGACGGGGGCTCATGCGCATCCGCATCGGTCGGTATGACGACTCGCTGGCGGACTTCGCGGCGGCGCGGGAGCGGGCTCGCAAGCTGGGCGACGTGCGCTCCGAGGTGGAGCTGCTGTTGGACGAGGCGATGGCGCTGGACTGGGTGAACGACTACGCGGCCAGCGAGGAGCGCGCGCTGGAAGCCCAGGCGATGGCGATGCAGGTGCGGTCGGCGTACGTGCAGAGCCGGCTGCTCTTGGCGCTGGGCCGCGCGCTGTTCCGCAAGGGCGAGTGGCAGGAGGCCCGCGAGCCGCTGGAGGCCGCGGCGGTCTTCGCGAAGCGACTGGGGGACGCGGGCTACGAGACGCAGGTGGTGTCCCAGTTGCTGCTGGCCGTCATCCTCCCCAACCTGGGCGACATCGACGAGACGGACCGGGTGCTGGCGGAGGTGGTCGCCTCGTGCACGGAGCGTGGGGACTTGTTCCATCTGGGCAGCGCCATCAACAACCGCCGCAACCTGTGGGTGGCTCGCAGGGACCTCGCCAGCGCGCTGAAGGACCAGCAGCGCTTCATGCACCTGGGGCGAGAGCTGGGCATGGTGGGCTGGGAGTACTTCGCCGAGCACAACCTGGGTGAGCTGCACTACCAGGCGGGCGACGTGGACGCCGCCGCGCCGCACATCACCCGGGCGATTGCGTTGGAGCGTCGGCATCCAGAGGTGGCGCCGCGTCCGTGGGCGCTGCTGCTCCAGGCTCGCACCATGGCGTGGACGGGAAGGCAGGCACGGGCGCGCGAGCTGCTCGCCCAGGTGAAGCAGGTGCTCGCCGAGAATCGGAACGGCGTGGAGCTGAGCCCGCCCGAGGAGGTGCTGTTCTCCATGGTGGAACTGTCCACGAGGGACGCCTCGGCGAAGGAGTGGGCGATGCTGCGCGAGCGCTCCAGCCAGGTGTCCGTGGAGCAGGAGCCGCTGGAGGTGCTGGAGATGATGGGTCTGGCGGCGCTGCGGCGGGACGAGACACATGAAGCGGTGCGCATCCTCACGGAGGCGCTGCAGCTCGCCTCGCGGATGCCCAACCTGATGGAGGCGCGCATCCGCCGCTCGCTCGAGAAGGCCCGGGACGAACAGCTCCCCGTGTAG
- a CDS encoding DUF1428 domain-containing protein, whose product MPYVDGFLLPLPKKNLAAYRKMSRKAGKLWREHGALQYIESIEDDIPESLTRVSFARGVKLKPDEAVVFAFIVYKSKADRNRVNKKVMADPRLGSPEDVPFDSKRMIWGGFKSIVSL is encoded by the coding sequence ATGCCCTACGTCGATGGTTTCCTGCTGCCGCTGCCGAAGAAGAACCTGGCCGCCTATCGCAAGATGTCGCGCAAGGCGGGCAAGCTCTGGCGCGAGCACGGCGCGCTCCAGTACATCGAGTCCATCGAGGACGACATCCCGGAGAGCCTCACCCGTGTCTCGTTCGCCCGGGGCGTGAAGCTCAAGCCGGACGAGGCCGTGGTGTTCGCCTTCATCGTCTACAAGTCGAAGGCGGATAGGAACCGCGTCAACAAGAAGGTGATGGCCGACCCGCGACTGGGCTCGCCCGAGGACGTGCCCTTCGACAGCAAGCGGATGATTTGGGGCGGCTTCAAGTCCATCGTGTCGCTGTAG
- a CDS encoding Do family serine endopeptidase translates to MACSLPSRRFLGALALLPAATLGFACGQAQALGSPNTSNAASTVPAAVAAAATPSGAPVQPARFNPATAGTVTSLAPLVESVKGAVVYVEVQARPRRMSGMQGLPPGFAERFGMPPGMQGNAPPRQGLGSGFIIDASGTVLTNNHVVEGADLVRVKLEGGRSYEAEVLGRDPLTDVALLKLKGVAGNLPFVPLGDSDALRVGDPVMAIGNPFGLDSSVSAGILSARARDIHAGPYDDFLQTDAAINPGNSGGPLFNMQGEVVGMNTAIIGGASGIGFAVPSNLIRALLPQLQETGVVRRGFLGLSIQDLTPELARALKVEANKGAVVAGVTRGGPGDRAGLREEDIITSVGGRAVDSAGALTRAVALLKPDSSVKVDVVRGGKPMTVNVTLGTRPAQRGEEELTPRNSTAPSTRKLGIGLRDAPDGGAQITEVEPGGPAERAGLQPGMILVQVGDDKVSSASDAVRSLTGAKSGAALLLRVRAPESENTVLRALEVP, encoded by the coding sequence ATGGCCTGCTCGCTCCCCTCTCGCCGTTTCCTCGGTGCCCTGGCCCTCCTTCCCGCCGCGACGCTGGGCTTCGCGTGCGGACAAGCGCAGGCACTCGGCTCACCCAACACCTCCAACGCGGCGTCCACCGTGCCCGCCGCCGTCGCCGCCGCCGCGACACCCTCCGGCGCGCCCGTGCAGCCCGCGCGCTTCAATCCCGCGACGGCCGGCACCGTCACCTCGCTGGCGCCGCTCGTCGAGTCCGTGAAGGGCGCCGTCGTCTACGTGGAGGTGCAGGCCCGCCCGCGCCGCATGTCCGGCATGCAGGGCCTTCCTCCGGGCTTCGCGGAGCGCTTCGGCATGCCGCCCGGGATGCAGGGCAACGCGCCGCCGCGCCAGGGCCTGGGCTCGGGCTTCATCATCGACGCCTCCGGCACCGTGCTCACCAACAACCACGTGGTGGAGGGCGCGGACCTGGTGCGCGTGAAGCTGGAGGGCGGCCGCTCCTATGAGGCGGAGGTGCTCGGGAGAGATCCGCTCACCGACGTGGCGCTGCTCAAGCTCAAGGGCGTGGCGGGCAACCTGCCGTTCGTGCCGCTGGGTGACTCGGACGCGCTGCGCGTGGGAGACCCGGTGATGGCCATCGGCAACCCGTTCGGCCTGGACTCGAGCGTCAGCGCGGGCATCCTCTCCGCCCGCGCGCGGGACATCCATGCGGGCCCCTACGACGACTTCCTCCAGACGGACGCGGCCATCAACCCCGGCAACTCCGGCGGCCCGCTGTTCAACATGCAGGGTGAAGTGGTGGGCATGAACACCGCCATCATCGGCGGCGCCAGCGGCATCGGCTTCGCGGTGCCCAGCAACCTCATCCGCGCGCTGCTGCCCCAGCTGCAGGAGACGGGCGTGGTGCGCCGCGGCTTCCTCGGCCTGTCCATCCAGGACCTCACGCCGGAGCTGGCGCGGGCCCTCAAGGTGGAAGCGAACAAGGGCGCGGTGGTGGCGGGCGTCACCCGCGGCGGCCCCGGCGACCGCGCGGGCCTCCGGGAGGAGGACATCATCACCTCCGTCGGCGGACGCGCGGTGGACTCCGCCGGAGCGCTCACCCGCGCCGTCGCGCTGCTCAAGCCCGACAGCAGCGTGAAGGTGGACGTGGTGCGCGGCGGCAAGCCGATGACGGTGAACGTGACGCTCGGCACCCGCCCGGCCCAGCGCGGCGAGGAGGAGCTCACGCCGCGCAACAGCACCGCGCCCTCCACGCGCAAGCTGGGCATCGGCCTGCGCGACGCGCCCGACGGCGGCGCGCAAATCACCGAGGTGGAGCCCGGTGGCCCCGCCGAGCGCGCGGGCCTTCAGCCCGGGATGATTCTGGTGCAGGTCGGTGACGACAAGGTGTCCAGCGCCTCCGACGCCGTGCGCAGCCTGACGGGCGCGAAGTCCGGCGCCGCCCTGCTCCTGCGCGTGCGCGCCCCGGAGTCCGAGAACACCGTGCTGCGCGCGCTCGAAGTTCCCTGA
- a CDS encoding response regulator transcription factor has protein sequence MGPDEEQGAGVQPWPLPSTGREQAPRVLVAEDQPEMRALLHRALKRRGYEVVEAEDGPGLVKAIIDGLLADQTLVPDLIITDVRMPGYSGLEVVARLRREGWTTPVILITAFGDAQLHRDAAQLGAACVLDKPFAMEDLCATAEALVPPSR, from the coding sequence ATGGGGCCAGACGAGGAGCAGGGAGCCGGAGTGCAGCCGTGGCCGCTCCCGAGCACGGGGCGCGAGCAGGCGCCTCGGGTGTTGGTGGCGGAGGATCAACCGGAGATGCGCGCCCTGCTGCATCGGGCGCTCAAGCGCCGGGGCTATGAGGTGGTGGAGGCGGAGGACGGGCCTGGGTTGGTGAAGGCCATCATCGACGGGTTGCTGGCGGACCAGACGCTGGTGCCGGACCTCATCATCACGGATGTGCGCATGCCGGGGTACTCGGGGCTGGAGGTGGTGGCGCGGCTGCGGCGGGAGGGGTGGACGACGCCGGTCATCCTCATCACCGCGTTTGGAGATGCGCAGCTGCACCGGGACGCGGCGCAGTTGGGCGCGGCGTGTGTGTTGGACAAGCCCTTCGCCATGGAGGACTTGTGCGCCACGGCGGAGGCGCTCGTGCCGCCGTCGCGTTGA
- a CDS encoding lysylphosphatidylglycerol synthase domain-containing protein, with protein MKRALLALLPLGLLALAFVVLRHELRELHGEDVARGLASIPRERVALAVVCAACNYLALTLYDVLSLRHLGKWLPYRQVGFTSFVGYAFGHNIGMSFLTGGGVRYRLYSARGLTALDVAQVGTFNALTFWVGLLAVAGVALVVDAGQGAMSALSLSPWVARGLGWGVLAVLGVYFAACAWMRRVLRVPRLHLEVSLPTWRQALEQLAVSCMDWTLGAMVLWVLLPSGAGISPLTMVALFAVAQLLGIASQVPGGLGVFDSVILAALTPAVPTSVVIGTLVVYRIVYYLLPFAVAALMLLGHELVEHRWWGRRRQPG; from the coding sequence ATGAAGCGGGCGCTCCTCGCCTTGCTTCCCCTGGGGTTGCTGGCGTTGGCGTTCGTGGTGCTGCGTCACGAGCTGCGTGAGCTGCACGGTGAGGACGTGGCCCGGGGGCTCGCGTCCATTCCGCGTGAGCGCGTCGCGTTGGCGGTGGTGTGCGCGGCGTGCAACTACCTGGCGTTGACGCTGTATGACGTGTTGTCGCTGCGTCACCTGGGGAAGTGGCTGCCCTATCGACAGGTGGGCTTCACGTCCTTCGTGGGGTACGCGTTCGGCCACAACATCGGCATGTCGTTCCTCACGGGCGGCGGCGTGCGCTACCGGCTGTATTCGGCGCGCGGGCTGACGGCGCTGGACGTGGCGCAGGTGGGGACGTTCAACGCGCTGACGTTCTGGGTGGGGCTGTTGGCGGTGGCGGGCGTGGCGCTGGTGGTGGACGCGGGGCAGGGGGCGATGTCCGCGCTGTCACTGTCACCGTGGGTGGCGCGGGGGTTGGGGTGGGGGGTGTTGGCGGTGTTGGGCGTCTACTTCGCGGCGTGCGCGTGGATGCGGCGGGTGTTGCGGGTGCCCAGGCTGCATCTGGAGGTGTCGCTGCCGACGTGGCGGCAGGCGCTGGAGCAGCTCGCGGTGTCGTGCATGGACTGGACGCTGGGGGCGATGGTGCTGTGGGTGTTGCTGCCGTCGGGCGCGGGGATTTCGCCGCTGACGATGGTGGCGTTGTTCGCGGTGGCGCAGCTGTTGGGGATTGCCAGTCAGGTGCCCGGAGGGTTGGGGGTGTTCGACTCGGTCATCCTGGCGGCGCTGACGCCCGCGGTGCCGACGTCGGTGGTGATTGGCACGTTGGTGGTGTACCGCATCGTCTACTACCTGCTGCCGTTCGCGGTGGCGGCGCTGATGCTGCTGGGGCATGAGCTGGTGGAGCACCGGTGGTGGGGACGGCGGCGACAGCCGGGGTAG
- a CDS encoding AHH domain-containing protein, whose translation MLCLLTGCATPRVVNLDAGQGRRIAYTSMEVAPVEVEEDDFQRALSELVLGLKLDVAFREADALDQRGWGRSRALLASSRGRVDSSAEPSPEALYARLCPVQDACLTLMGGAGLAFSRKDRTLMALSLALDEVWESVEDGLGPTVNPGAFKAVVSSAALALLLTMSLPEPITQTLAIALTASLVAYLGVAPVWEMKQGFIQLWDESARARSLVELRDIGQRFGRVLGVNGARVLVLVLTAGLTGREVLAARGPRLPGFSGAALRAQAEGGFKLEAALGAGVSSIALPEEGRLDVALAPKSVAVVASYSTGRIPGDAEGHVNHLCTTEGTPVSKSGETWAELCEEIFERAGMSLEDVANKVRLAGRGASPSEPYHSRVVPRLQRAVEDCEETEACRVRLVNELARIANELLTPGSELRGYVVKTGR comes from the coding sequence TTGTTATGTCTGCTCACCGGCTGTGCCACCCCTCGCGTCGTCAATCTCGACGCGGGGCAGGGCAGGCGAATCGCTTACACGTCGATGGAGGTCGCGCCCGTCGAGGTGGAGGAGGACGACTTCCAGCGGGCGCTCTCCGAGCTCGTCCTCGGCCTGAAACTGGATGTCGCCTTTCGTGAAGCGGACGCGCTGGACCAGCGCGGGTGGGGACGCTCCCGCGCGCTGCTTGCGTCCTCGCGAGGCCGGGTCGACTCCAGCGCGGAGCCCTCGCCCGAAGCGCTCTACGCACGCCTGTGCCCCGTGCAGGACGCGTGTCTGACGCTGATGGGAGGCGCGGGGTTGGCGTTCTCTCGCAAGGACCGCACGTTGATGGCGCTGTCCCTCGCGCTGGATGAGGTGTGGGAGAGCGTCGAGGACGGCCTGGGGCCCACGGTGAATCCGGGCGCCTTCAAGGCGGTGGTCAGCTCGGCGGCGTTGGCGCTGCTGCTCACGATGAGCCTGCCCGAGCCCATCACCCAGACCCTCGCCATCGCGCTGACGGCGTCCCTGGTGGCCTATCTCGGCGTCGCGCCGGTCTGGGAGATGAAGCAGGGGTTCATCCAACTGTGGGACGAGTCCGCCCGAGCCAGGAGCCTCGTGGAGCTGCGGGACATCGGTCAGCGCTTCGGGCGGGTCCTGGGCGTGAACGGGGCACGGGTCCTGGTGTTGGTCCTCACGGCGGGACTCACGGGACGCGAGGTGCTGGCCGCGCGGGGCCCCAGGCTGCCAGGGTTCTCGGGAGCCGCGCTGCGAGCGCAGGCCGAGGGCGGGTTCAAGCTCGAAGCCGCGCTCGGGGCGGGCGTGAGCTCCATCGCGCTGCCGGAGGAGGGACGGCTCGACGTGGCCCTGGCGCCCAAGTCCGTGGCGGTGGTCGCGTCATACTCGACGGGGCGCATCCCGGGGGATGCCGAGGGCCACGTCAATCATCTCTGCACGACCGAGGGCACGCCGGTGTCGAAGTCTGGCGAGACGTGGGCCGAGTTGTGCGAGGAAATCTTCGAGCGGGCGGGGATGAGCCTGGAGGACGTGGCCAACAAGGTGCGCCTCGCGGGGCGCGGAGCCTCGCCTTCCGAGCCGTACCACTCGCGGGTGGTGCCTCGCCTGCAGCGGGCCGTGGAGGACTGCGAGGAGACCGAGGCCTGCCGCGTGCGGCTGGTGAACGAGCTGGCGAGGATTGCGAACGAGTTGCTCACGCCGGGCTCGGAGCTGCGCGGCTACGTCGTGAAGACAGGGCGCTGA
- a CDS encoding peptidylprolyl isomerase — protein MPTVNLTTNFGDITIELDEAKAPKSVANFLELVGKGHYDGTIFHRVIENFMIQGGGFEPGMRQKPVPTGQIQNEANNGLKNEQYTVAMARTNDPHSASAQFFINTVNNSFLNHTAPTVQGWGYAVFGKVVKGQEVVDKIKKVRTGNKSGHSDVPAEDVIIQSAKVV, from the coding sequence ATGCCCACGGTCAATCTGACGACGAACTTCGGCGACATCACCATCGAGCTGGACGAGGCCAAGGCGCCCAAGTCCGTCGCCAACTTCCTGGAGCTCGTCGGCAAGGGCCACTACGACGGCACCATCTTCCACCGCGTCATCGAGAACTTCATGATTCAGGGCGGCGGGTTCGAGCCGGGCATGAGGCAGAAGCCGGTCCCGACCGGGCAGATCCAGAACGAGGCCAACAACGGCCTGAAGAACGAGCAGTACACCGTCGCGATGGCCCGCACCAACGACCCGCACTCCGCCTCCGCGCAGTTCTTCATCAACACGGTCAACAACTCGTTCCTGAACCACACCGCGCCCACGGTGCAGGGCTGGGGCTATGCCGTGTTCGGCAAGGTCGTGAAGGGCCAGGAGGTCGTGGACAAGATCAAGAAGGTGCGCACCGGCAACAAGAGCGGTCACAGCGACGTGCCCGCCGAGGACGTCATCATCCAGAGCGCCAAGGTCGTCTGA
- a CDS encoding glutaminyl-peptide cyclotransferase, with protein MSAICVLGLGVGCSCGPVHRRPTEGGPTRKVARIVQEYPHSTEAFTQGLVFHQGRLFESTGQKGSLREISLESATPLWIERLGDVFTEGLASDGERLYQLTWTEGLLYTWSGLPPTRERTTPYEGDGWGLCYWQGRLVRSDGSSTLTFHDPETFEPLDSVEVTLQGQPQEQLNELECANGVIYANVWHSTDVLEIDPSTGRVTAVIDASALARNVASQVRGITDAVLNGIAVEPGTGRMLMTGKLWPKLFEVRLETLD; from the coding sequence ATGTCGGCCATCTGTGTGCTGGGGCTGGGCGTGGGCTGTAGCTGTGGACCTGTCCATCGTCGACCGACGGAGGGCGGCCCCACACGCAAGGTGGCCCGCATCGTCCAGGAGTACCCGCACTCGACCGAGGCCTTCACCCAGGGCCTCGTCTTCCACCAGGGGCGCCTGTTCGAGAGCACCGGCCAGAAGGGCTCGCTGCGCGAAATCTCCCTCGAGTCCGCCACGCCCCTCTGGATTGAGCGCCTGGGCGACGTCTTCACCGAGGGCCTCGCCAGCGACGGAGAGCGCCTCTACCAGCTCACCTGGACCGAGGGCCTGCTCTACACCTGGAGCGGCCTGCCCCCCACCCGCGAGCGCACCACACCGTACGAAGGCGACGGCTGGGGCCTGTGCTACTGGCAGGGCCGACTGGTCCGCAGCGACGGCAGCTCCACGCTGACCTTCCACGACCCCGAAACCTTCGAGCCCCTGGACTCCGTGGAGGTCACCCTCCAGGGCCAGCCCCAGGAGCAGCTCAACGAGCTGGAGTGCGCCAACGGCGTCATCTACGCCAACGTCTGGCACTCCACGGACGTACTCGAAATCGACCCGTCCACCGGCCGGGTCACCGCCGTCATCGACGCCTCCGCCCTCGCGCGAAACGTGGCCTCCCAGGTCCGCGGCATCACCGACGCCGTCCTCAACGGCATCGCCGTGGAGCCCGGCACCGGCCGCATGCTGATGACCGGCAA